GCAGTAAGCCCCTTCCCCGTCGCCCCTATTGTTTGAGAGAGGGCTCTAAAAGCTTCAGCTATGGTATCGCCGCTACCCCATACATATATTGGAGTGTCGGCAAAAAGAGCCGAGGGGATAAACGCTAGAAGCGTTAGCGTAAATAGTTGTTTAGTCATTGGTTAATTCCTTTATCAAAGTTGCTTTTGTTCGTCTAACAAATAAACCGAATATGGACGAAAACTCTAAAAAAAACGCGACGGCAAGCTATAGTTTCTTTGCGAGTTGCGCTTTTGCCTTGCGTTTCGTCGCGTCTATTGATTGGCACTCCGATCGTCAAGCTCTTGCCTCGCGCTCTTGTATCGTAAATCCGTCTTACTTCAATCATTCCGCTCTCTCCTTGTCGGGTATCTTTCCGCGAGATAGCCAGAGTATGTCCTTTATAAACTCTACGTTGCTTTCACTCATTCGGAACTGCTTGTCTTCGAGAGAAACTGAAAAGAGTTCAAAGACGGCTTGCATATTGACGTTTGGAAACGTCTCTTGAAGCTCCGCAAAGACAGGAGAGGAGCTATTAGCCGCTCTGCTCTTTTGTATCTTTGAATAATAGCCTCTGTAAATCCCGTGAGCGATCCGCTTCATTCGCTTTACCTTCTCCGCTTTCTCCTGATCGTTTGTGAATAGTAGTCTGTATAATACCTGCTCGACTTTCTTGAAGTTAAACTTTTTATTCAATCTCAAGCATCCCAAATGCGCTTTTCGGCACGCGCCCAATACAATCCTATTGAAGTGGCTTTTTTGTTTGGAAGCAACGCTTTCAACTTCTATCTTTAGCCTTTTATCTTTTCGTATAGCCGCTTCTATACGAATGCTATCTCCCGCTTGCGCCTCGTCTATCATCTGATTCAGTTTTGAAAGCATTCCAATGACCGCTTCGGTTTGCTGCTCTGTGAAAGCGCCTTGAAGCAACTGCCGAAACTGATCAAGTTTATCGTTGTTTTCTATCTTGGTTTTCATCGTATTTGCTTCGTTATAGCTTTTTGGTTAAAACGGACGTTTAACCCGCAAGGAGATCGGAAAGCGGGACAAGACGAGACTAGGGCGTTTGAGAGGCTATCAAGCGTCTTTTTTCGCTCCGAATGCCAAAGTTCCGAAAATATGCCAAAAATGGGGGATAATATCAAAGATAACCCCGCAATTTTCCACACCATTGATTTTTGAGCGGTTTTCCACACAGATATATATATTATATACAACTCAGAAATTTTCCACACTTCTCCCTCTCCCCCTCTCATCTCTAAAACCCCTCCCTTCCGCTCGCTATAGCCCTGACCACGAAAAGGGCTATAAACGACAGCAGAAAGGTTAAGAACATTACGCCATACGCGCTATCCACAAACACATATCTAGTCGTTACAAGAGGCTTCCTTATCTTAAACCCGTTCTTGACAAACCTATAAACAAATCTAACCGAAGCCACAATTCCAATTCCTGAAAACAAAGCCATAACGATAAAGAATATTACAAGAAGCGTTGAGGTTTCTTGAACCTGTCCAGCCTGCTGATACAAAGCTATATATTGTTCCATAGCTTCTAATGTGGCGTTTCGTTCCATCGTTAATCCTTTGCCGTTGTAGTATCCGTTATCGCGTCGGTCAATACCAACGCCATTTCTTTATCAAGCGATCCGATATATTTGCTATTGTCTATCTCAAACTCTATCTTTTTGCCAATTGACAAAGCGATATAAATCTTTCGCAAAAGCGGCAACGGAGCTTTTTCTTTGGTTATTCCCTGAATGCGGTTAGAGAAAAAAACGTTGGACTTTGCTCCGTCTAAGATAACTTGCCAATTTTCCGATGGAGAGATATTTGTCAGAGATTGAACGATAAGACGCTCGTATCGCTCTCTTTCCTCTGTTTCTTTCGTTTGTTTTTCTTTATGCGTTGCTAACCGTTTTAACATTGTTTCTTGAGAGCTATTGATTAAACTAGAGCATAGCTCCAATAATCTATTATTGCCGATTATTGAACTAAACGACAAAAATCCTTCGTCTTGCGTTGAAAGATAAAGATTTTCCAAGCTCGACCCCTTTTCTTTAACGGCAATAGCGTCAAGGGTTTTATATAGCTCGTTTGCCTTTCTTTGTTTTTCCTCTTGTTCCGACTTAATTTCCTGTTCGCGTTTATACGCGATATATTGATTAACTCTCGCTTCTTTATCGCCTAGTTTGCCGTTATCCAGCAATTGCCTAAGATGAACTTTATACGCGCTCTTATTGGTCGCGTCTTTCGCCAAGAAATCTAAGAAACTCTCTTTATTTATCGTTTGATTGAATAGGGTTATCTCGTTTGATTTGCTGTTATTTAAGCCGTTATTGGCGTTATTGGCGTTGTCGTCGAACAACGTAGTCTGTATCGGTTTGCTTTGCTTGTATCTGCCTCGTATTCTGACGGCGATTACTCTTCTGCCGTTTAATTTTACATCGTCGTATTTGTCGAAAAATGCGTCTATGTTGGTCTTGGAGTTTATTTCGTCGATGGCTTTGTCAATCACAAATGTTCGCAGATTTTTGAAGTTGGAGAGATATTTATCGCCTCCCACCAGCTTAGCGAAGGTTACGATGTCTATAAACGGCGTTTGACCTCTACCTCGCTTTTCGTCTATATAGTCCAGGAGCAGTAGGTAAATGGCGTGGCTTGAGCCGTGTTTTAGCGAATTGAGCTTTTTTGGAAGGAATTTGCAATAAAGACGGGTTTGCGCTTTATCAAGATAGTAATTGACTAAATTAGTAAACGAAAAATATAACTTGTCGTCTTTGTATATAACCGCGTCGATTATATTGCTTTTGCCCGATATGGCTTTTACCGCCGCCCTCGTTTTTTTCTCGGTCGTATGACCGCACGAGGGGCAGACAAGTCGATTATTTAGTTCGCTCATATAAGTTCCGCATTCCGAGCAAATGACAATATCGTCCTTGTCTTTGCCTAATAAGTTAAACGATACCGAGAGATCGACAAGCGCGTCTATTGAACGTTTAAACAGGCTGTAATCGTTGCTGTTAAATTCTGATAGCTCGCGCAATTGCTTGAGATTGACGCACCAGTGAAAGATTGTCATTTCGTCCGGTTCTGAATTATTTAGTTTTGGTCTGCGCGCTATCTTTGTCGTTACAGCGTAGATAAGGCTTGCGAATATTTTTTGTTGAAGTAATGGAAAATTGCCTCTGGTAATCTGAACCGAAGCCGATGGCATACGCCCCAAACGTTCGGCAAAGATTTGCTTTGCGGAGATTTCAGCCTCTGGTTCTTTAACGGCAACAGGCGTATCGGACATAGCTAGTTCCAACCTTTCTTAGTTCCTAAGTTAGCTATAGCTTTTCCAACGCGATCCGTTCCTAGAATATGTTTTATCCAGTCAAGATTGTTTTCAAAAAAGGAGAGGTAGATTTCGTTTTTATCGCTCGAATCGCCGCCTCTGAGACTGATTAGGTTAAGGCGGGAGGTAAAGCGCCATTCGCCGTCTTTGTGATAAAACCATAACGATACGCCGCGATTAAGCTCCATTGCGACGATTTCAATCTCTCTTTTGTCAATATCCTTGAAAGCGTTGTTTTGTTTGATTGCTTCGTATAGTTTCGTTAGATTAAGACGATGGGTTGATATGCGTTTGAAATCAAGAGAACCGCTCTTATAGGCTTCCTCGTCGTAAGTTTTATTAGGCTTTATAGTATCGTCTAAAGCGATTAAAACGGCTTTTTCTAATCTGTTAAATCCTCTTGAAAGGACTATATCGACGTAGGAGCCGTCGTTAAATACCCTGTTTCCGATAACGGCGCTCATCTGTTTTTCTCTTTTGGGTTGCTTTGATTATTCATCATTGACACCCGTCGCAATCGCAAAAATTGTTTTGGGTTTGGTCTGGCAGTTTGAAATCATCGTCTTGTTTATTATCAAACGCAGGGACGGGACAAGCGTCCATATTTATCTGCTCTTTGGTTAGTTCCGCTGAAGCTATAGGAGCGCGGTCTCTTAAATCTTGCTTGAAATAAGCCTTAGCCTTATGTCGGTTGATAAACAATCTGGCAAGGTCTAGGAATATCTCCCAATCTACGGGAGGCTGAGGAGTTCCGCTAAACGCTCCTATACGATAATAATCGCATAAATCGTAAATAAGGCAATCGACCAACAACGTAAGGCTTTGAGAAAGGTCGATTACAGGCTCAAAGGAAGCCCACGTCGGTATTCCGTTTTTCTTTAGAGCGTCTAGGGTTTCTAGTCTTTCTTCGGGTTCCGCCGTAAAAGGTTCAAAGAATGCGCTTAGAATCGGATCGTAGAAGGTTAGGGATTGACCAATTCTAATAGATTTGCCAAACTCCTTAAACAGGTCTAGGTCTATTAGACACCTAGCGCCGCCTTTGGTTAGGATTTGGACGGGAACGCGATGCTTTAAGCAAAGTTCCAAAGCTCTACGAGTCGGGGAGTTATCCTTGCGCGTTTTGTCGTAGGGGTCTCCGACAAAGGAGATATGAACGTATTTGTCCGTAGTGTTGGCGTAACGCTTTATGCTCTCTTCCAACTCGAACATATCTCTAGGCGAAGCGTTGAACGCGAAATAATCCGCTTTATCCTTTCTTAGCGTTTTTGGCGCGTAACAGTAAAGACACCCGTGTCCGCAGTTGAGATAGAGATTTAGAGCTAGAGGGGCGTATTCTCTAGCCTTGCCTTTTGGTTCGTAGATCATAAAGTTCCTGTTTTTTTGTTTGGCGGTCATATGGAACCGCTTAACGCACAAATAAACGGAACGTTCGAGGAAAACAAAAAAATCGGGGGACGGATGAAAAATCAGGGAATGAGGATAGCTCCCCGCAGGCGGCTCAACCCCCCGTAGAATTACCAATAGCTGGCTCTCGACTCCCCGCAAAATTACCAATAAGCCTCGTTTGAACTCCCATATATCCGCGATTTAAGCGGCTTCGCTGGTATAGCTCCCCGCAGGCGGCTCAACCCCCCGTAGAATTACCAATAGCTGGCTCTCGACTCCCCGCAAAATTACCAATAAGCCCCAACAAACCCGCTCCACCACAGCATTCGTTCAAGCGCAAATATATTAAGAGTATTCTTAATTAGTCTCATAAATATATTATATTTGCGCAACGCGCGCGCGAGAAATCGAAATCGCCGACTTTTGCGAAAAGTTTGCGCGGCTCCGCGAGCTACGCTCGCTTTGATCGGAAGGGGGCTTTTCGCCCCCTTACCCCTTCATTCGCTTTGCTTTCGTTTCAAAAGGAGCTTCTGATCGCTTCCAACAGGAAGGGGCAAAGCCCCTTACCCCCTGATCGCTTCGCTCTTGTTCTGAAACGATTTCTTTTTTTTGTTGCTTGTCCGCTTCGCTTTCGTTCTGAAAGGATTTTTCTTTTGTTTCTCTCTGATCGGAAGGGGCTATCGCCCCTTACCCCCCTATCTCGTTTTCAACAGTCAATCGCCAAAATCACCGCCTTCCTTTTTTAACGGCTTTTACGACAATCGCAAATCCGAAGCTCTCCAAGATTTGGGGATTTGCCGTTAAAAGGTGAAAAAAATCAGGAAATTGCGGAGATTTTTGAGAAATTTTAGGAAATTTCTAATATTTACGGCAATTTTTCGTAAATCCCGTTTATTAGTATTGCAAGGAGGTAGAGAAGATGGAACTGCACACTGTAGCGGTAAAGCTCGAACCGGAGCTTTACGAGGCGTTTTTGTCTCTCGTCGAGGACGAGCGGAACGAAAACGAGATCAAAGTGCCTTTGGGGCACGTAGCACGAAAGATTGTGATTGCCCACCTGCGCGCCAAAGGTTACTTAACAACAAATAAACCTAAAGTCGCGCTAGATAGCCAAAGACGAGGGAAAGAGAGCAAACGACAAGAAGGCGACAGACAAGATAGCGGCGATAAATCGCCATCGTTGTTTGGGAATGGCGATAGCGGTAGCGACGGCGACGATAGGAGCTAAACGATGGTAAAGCTAAATAAAGGCGAAACGGCGATGTTAGACGAAGCCGTTAAAGGAAAGGAGACCTCAATGAGCGACGCAAACCAAAAGGAGACCAAAATGGCAAACAAGACCCAAAAGATCATCTCGATCTACAACATCAAAGGCGGCGTGGGCAAAAGCACAATCGCTAGAGAGTTAGCGTATAGGCTCGACGCTACTCTTGTAGATTGCGATCGAGGAGGAGCGCAAGAGTATATGAAGCCTCTTAAGGTCGTTAAAGCGCCTCACACGATCCCGCTCAATATTGACGATAACATCGTAATATACGATTTCGCGGGTAAAGACGACGAGCGCAAGCACGGCGCTATAATGAAAAGCGATCTAATCGTCGTGCCTTATACGCCGACCTTTTACGCATTGCAGAATACGGTCGATAGCTTCTTGCAGATTTGGCTCGTCAATAAAAACATAATGACAATAGCCAATATGCTAAAAGAAGAAAAAGACCTGCAAAGGAGCAAAGAGGATTTGGAGGAAGCGCTAAATCAATGCGACGAGAGCGTGGGCGAAATACTTGTCCTGCCTCTGCGTTTTACGCGGGGGCTACAGTCGGCGGAGAATAAAGGCAAGACGATTTATGATTTGCGAGAAGAATCGTCCATTAACAGGCTCAACTACGAAAAAGTGTGCGGCGAGATCGACACGATAACCGACACAGTAAAAAGGATCATCAATGTCTGAAAGGCTTAAAATAACACCGCGACTTGAAAACATCACGACAAACAGAACCCTAAAAGGAACGTCGGGAGAGATTAGGCGGCTTCTTATTGACGAATTGACGCCGAACCCATATCAGCCTAGATGGGATTTTGAAGTGGAGGCTCTACAAGAGTTGTCGGATTCTATCAAAGAGCACGGGCAAATACAGCCCGTAGTCGTATGCGATAGAGACGACGGCAAAGACGGCTACTATATCATCGCCGGAGAAAGACGCTGGCGAGCTTGCAAATTAGCGGGTATGTCCACCGTTAGTTGTGTGATCCAACCGCCAATGGATAAAAAGGGAATGCAAATCGTGGCTTTACAGGAAAATATACAGCGCGAGAATTTGCATCCGATTGAGGTTGCGATAGGAATACAGCGGATGGTAGAAACAAATGTGCTAAACGATCGGGGCGAACTAGACGCTATATTAGGTTTCGGAGATAGAACGATGTGTCGGTATCTTGATATTGCTAAGCTCAGCGAACCTGCTTGTGAGGTTGCCCTCAAATCAAACTATAGGGATACAGTGGTGCTTGGAGTCATCGCCAAACAGGTTACGCCTACAAATCAAGAACGCGTTTTACAAAAAATCATTAACGACGGAATGACCCAGAAAGAAGCGCTTGCTCATGTTAGGCAACTTAAAGCGCCTAAAACTATTGAGCCGTTCAGTTTTAGGCTGACCTCTAAAGGTGTGGCTACTTTTACTTGGAAGCCGAGCGTAACCTTTGAAGACGCGTCTAAAAAACTAGAGAGGTATCAACAAGAGTTGCGAGATTTCTTGGAAACCCTTGACTCAAAATACGCCGCCGAGAGTAAGGCAATTGCGTAAACTCCCTGAAATTACCCCCCTAGAGAGGGGACAGAAACCCTCTCAAATCCTCTTGTGGAGCGAATTTATCGTAAAATTTGCAATGTGATTGCATTCCCAACAAAAGACCTCCCCTAAACGCCAACCCTCTCCCAACCAAAAACCAGCGCTTACCCGCTATTTCTATTTATGAGTTCATAGAGAAGAGATACGGGCTTTACGTTTTTGTAGCGGAACTGCTTGTGTCGATTGCGGTGTTTGGCTCTTGTTTTACGGGGATTACGGGCTTCTACGATTTTATCGCCAAATCGTATAACCCTTTCATAGCCCTGTTCGCAATGTCGCTGGCGCTAGGAATGGTCATTTCGACTACGGTTATTGTCGCGATGCTTATGTCCGAGATAATGAAATTGCATAAATAAGGAAAAATAATGACGCGAGAGCTATGGTGGGATATTTACGGTTACGTTTTAGCGGGAGCGACAATCATCGCTTTATCGCGGATAATTTACGGACACATAAAAGACTCTTTTGACGAGAGGCGAAAAGCGAGGAGAAGCGTAGAAAGAGGCGACGATCTTGGCTACTATCGCCCGTTCAAAAGAAAAAAACGTAAGAAAGCCTGAGCTTATCAAGTTTCGTTTTGTCCGCTTGATCGGATAAAAACTCTCTTGGCTTCGTAAAAACCCCCTCGATTCTTTCTTAAAATCTTTGCCATTCCTCTAAAAAACTCCTCGATCGCTCTTTAATTTCGCTCAGTTTTTGCAAGTTTCCGTAAATCTCGTTTATCTGTAATTAAAATAGTTTTGTAAGGAGAAGAAAATGAAAGTCGCGGGTTCAGGTTTTATGGATAAGTTAGCCGTATTGGTTGGCTTAGGTTGTTTTGCCTTTGTAATCGGAGCATTAGCTTATAGCGGTTCGGACGACTTTGGTCTGGACTTTGTTTTAACAAAAATAGAGAGCCTACTAGGAGGAGCAGGCGGAGTGCTGCTGGCGATTTTTTTAGTCGCTATAGGCGTTGTGATGATTATGCGCGCGGCGTTTTTGCCCGGCATCATAACGATTGTTTGCACTTTTGTATTGATGGGAATCGTGGGTATCGCGAAAAAAGTATCTGGATTGATACTCTAGGGACGCGCTATGAATAACGACGAAAACGACTACACGCAAGTCCATAAATACATAGACGCGCCGGTTATGATCGGCAATTGGGAGATCGATCAGTTTCTGCTTGCCGTTATCCTTATCTGCTTTGCCTATATACTCCCTACGGGCGTATGGATTTTATTCTTCGAGACGATAGCGATTGGGGTTTGTTTTCTTTACGGCTCCTATAAAAAAGGAGCGGTGAGGGGCAAGGGGAAACAGACGCTCTACTCTCTTGGGCTAAATAAACCTAAAACTCTCGTTCCCTCTAATATCCGTTACTTTGTGGGAGGGTGAAAAGATGAAACAGCCGAAGCTCGTCGCAAACAAACCTAACGCAGAAAACGGTTTCTTAAACAAGGTATCACTGTGATTTTTGAAAAGTTCAAGTCCGAACAATACAAGATATTTCTGCAAAACCAGAAACTCACCATAGCTCTTGTTGCGATGGTAATCGCCAATCTGATTTTAGGCGTTTATATTCTAGCTTTCGCCACAAATTCTAGAACGGTATTTCTGCCGTCTTTTAACGCCACTCAGGAGTTCTGGGTGTCTGGACGCGAAGTGAGCGCAAGTTACCTTGAACAGATAGCGCGGTATATATCCGATGTGCTATGGAACGTCCACCTTGACAACATTAAAAACGTCAAGCCCGCAATCTTACCTCTTGTGCCTAGCGATCGTAGAAACGAAGTCGATCGGGCGATAACGCAACAACTGAGCTATATCAGCGATAACGCTATTACAAGGATGTTCCAACCCATAACTATTGATTACGGCGAAAGAAACGTGATATATATCAGAGGTCTCTTGAAGGAAATGACGGGCGATATTGTAGCCTTAAGCAAAACAACCACGCTACGTATCCAATATAAAATTGATAACGGACGCTTTTGGCTGCTCGGCGTTGCGGAAGTTGAAAGGAAGAATCAATGAGAGATAACGCGCTTGCTCTTTTAACGGCGTTGATTAAGCGAACTATCGTTTGCGCGATTGTTTTCGCCGCGCCCTTAATCGCCGCCGCCCCTCAGATTATTACCGATCCAGTCGGAACAATAACGCTGAAGCTCTCCCGCACCGACCAGAACGTTATCGAAATGCCTAATCCGATTATCTCAAAGCACTACAGCCAAGAGAAGGATATACAAGTAGATACCATCGGTCATAGGGCGATTATCAAGTTTCTGCCGTCGGTTAGACAACAATACGAGGTCGTAAATAATCAACAAACCCCTGTAGGCGAACCAGAAATAAGCTACGCGAAGGTTAAACCAGCCGATCTTGTGTTAATTACATCCGATAACGCAATCTATACCTTTAAGGTTATCCCGTCGGATACCGCGTTAAAGACTGTGATTATCCGATCGACTGCGGCAAACCTAAAAGAGGCTCTAGCCTACGAGACAGCCTCTCCTTACCAAGAGACGTTGGGGAAATTAGCAAAGGCTGTATTCCAAGCGCAAACGCCAAGTGGTTATAGAGTAGTAGAGAACGGAAGCAAGAAGTGGAGAATAGCCTCTAAAGACGCTAATATGACCATTACCTTGCTAAAAACATATAAAGGCGCGCTATACGATATACATCTCCTAAACGTCTATAACAGAGACAACACGGAAAGACGCTACGACGGACAACTGCTTTTCTCAATCGCTGAAAAGATTTCTCCAAAGAATCCCGCTAGAGCCGTTAGTTGGTATTACGGCAACTACGCTCACGTAGCGCTCCCTAAAAGCTACGTTAAAGCGATTATTATCGTAGAGGGGGGCGGCAATAATGGCAAATAGACCGGATAACGCCTCATCTAATCAAACGCTGACCAAATGGATAATAATCGGAGCTGTAGCGCTATTTGCAATCTTGCTCCTTATGGTATGGGGAGGCGGTTCGCCGTCTGATAATCCCGATTACGGAGACAAGTTTAGGATTATCAACGACGAGCAAGCCGCCAAGACAAGATGGGTTGGAGAAGCAAGCGAACAGATGCGGGGCGCTAACGAAGCGGTTAGCGCCGTCAGAAATCAGAATACCCAGATATTACAGCGTATGAACCAGCTTGAAAGCGAACTGAAACAGGCTCAAGCTGAGTTAAAAGCCGCTAAGGAACATAACTCGACAATAACCGTCGTTCAGCGAGGAGGCGCGGCGTATCCTCCTATACCAAATCAACAACAACAAACGACGGGAACGGGAAGCTCGACAAGCTCATCCGCCTCAAATCCATTTTCTCAGCCCGCTCAACAACAACAAACCTCAAATAATCAACAACAATCTTCTACTTGGGCGGATAGGTTTATTTCCAGAAATATGGGGACGCAGACCGATCCAAACGGCGTGCCGCTTGTCAAAAGAGAAACAATAACCCGCTATCAAGTGATCAACGGCGCTCTTAAGAGCGAAAAAACTGGGGAGAAGATTGACGAAAAAAAAAATAACGAAGCCGCAATAACCTTGCCTCCTATACCTGCGGGAACAATAATCCCCGTAGTTAGCATTACCGGAGTTGACGCGCCGACGATGAGCGCGGCAAAGTCTCAGCCTCTCCCAATGTTATGGAGAGTTACCGATCTATCTATTATCCCTAACGCTCATAATCTTGATATTACAGGTTGCCATATCTTAAGCGAAGCCGCAGGCGATCTGCCTAGCGAAAGAGTGCTTATTAGGACAAACACCTTAACCTGCACGAACTCTGAAGGTAAATTGTTAGAAGCTCCATTAAGCGGTTACGCCGCTTCCGGTAAAGATTCCAAAAACGGAATTAGAGGCAGAGTGGTAAGCAAACAAGGGACATTATTAGCAAACGCTCTTATAGCGGGATTTTTGGACGGAGTAGCCGAGTCGTTTAGCGTCAAGGACCAAGTAACAATGACATCCGCAATTGGAACAACCACAACCTCTACCGCAAACGATAATGAGCTATTAGAAGCAGGAGCTTATAGAGGCGTATCCAACGCTATGAGCAGATTGGCTGACTTTTACCTTGACATGGCTGACCAAGTCTTTCCGATTATTGAACTTGCCGGAGGAACGGAAGCCGACATTATTGTAACCGCCACTCAAGAGATGGCGCAATACAAACCGAAAGAGGATAAGTAACAATGGGAACAATCAGGATTAACCTATCCGCGTTTGTTGTTGTCGCGGCGATTGGAGCCTTATTATCTGGTTGCGCCTCTCCTAAATACGAAGTCGTTAAAACCGATCGCTGGATTGTTAAAGATGGCTGGGTTGTAGGGGAGAAAGATAACAAGAGAGTTAAGGATACTAACGGCGTTACGGGACAATCAGCCGTTAAAGAGGAAAAGAGCGACGGAGCGAATAGCGACAATAACGGCAAATACTGCGATAACGCGCCAAAACAATCTGACAATCGCAATATCAAGCCGGATCGTTTTAATCGCCCGACTAGCCGCGATCGCAACGATACCGCGCGCAACGCTACGCTTGCGCAATACAAAGGCAAACCAATTGAAGCCATAGAAGAAGCGTGGGTTAGATCGGTTCTACCAAACACTCAAATTGAACTGATTAGACGCTCTCCCGCAGTAGGTTTCTATACGGCTTTTTTAAGCAACGGACAGGTTATATACGTCAATCCTTCACAAAGATTGCTATTTTTTGGAGAGATTTACACCTCTGGAGGCGATAACCTCACAAACCTTTCCAAAGAGCGTTTTAGCGAGTTAAAATCAAGTAAAGCGGCGCTAGAAATAAATGCCTCCGAGCTTGAACAACTAGGCTTTGGAGAAATAGGCGATAAAGAGGAAAGATACGTAGCGATGGTTACAAGCCCTCTATGCCCGTATTGCCACAGAGCGGACGAATATTTCTCAATCAACCAAATACCCGTTAAACGGATATTCCTTGTCGATCTGCAAAATCCAAACGACGAAGGCGTTAAGCGAACGGTAGAGT
This Helicobacteraceae bacterium DNA region includes the following protein-coding sequences:
- a CDS encoding thioredoxin fold domain-containing protein codes for the protein MGTIRINLSAFVVVAAIGALLSGCASPKYEVVKTDRWIVKDGWVVGEKDNKRVKDTNGVTGQSAVKEEKSDGANSDNNGKYCDNAPKQSDNRNIKPDRFNRPTSRDRNDTARNATLAQYKGKPIEAIEEAWVRSVLPNTQIELIRRSPAVGFYTAFLSNGQVIYVNPSQRLLFFGEIYTSGGDNLTNLSKERFSELKSSKAALEINASELEQLGFGEIGDKEERYVAMVTSPLCPYCHRADEYFSINQIPVKRIFLVDLQNPNDEGVKRTVEYLTAPDKEAREALLVKWRAREGYEASKKADGSLDKDTQEAIKSLNAMREFAERNAVEGTPYIYLVDREANKVERLIAGYAESIGEQIKAWYLSNNNQTGEKR
- a CDS encoding type-F conjugative transfer system secretin TraK, with amino-acid sequence MRDNALALLTALIKRTIVCAIVFAAPLIAAAPQIITDPVGTITLKLSRTDQNVIEMPNPIISKHYSQEKDIQVDTIGHRAIIKFLPSVRQQYEVVNNQQTPVGEPEISYAKVKPADLVLITSDNAIYTFKVIPSDTALKTVIIRSTAANLKEALAYETASPYQETLGKLAKAVFQAQTPSGYRVVENGSKKWRIASKDANMTITLLKTYKGALYDIHLLNVYNRDNTERRYDGQLLFSIAEKISPKNPARAVSWYYGNYAHVALPKSYVKAIIIVEGGGNNGK
- a CDS encoding type IV conjugative transfer system protein TraE; protein product: MIFEKFKSEQYKIFLQNQKLTIALVAMVIANLILGVYILAFATNSRTVFLPSFNATQEFWVSGREVSASYLEQIARYISDVLWNVHLDNIKNVKPAILPLVPSDRRNEVDRAITQQLSYISDNAITRMFQPITIDYGERNVIYIRGLLKEMTGDIVALSKTTTLRIQYKIDNGRFWLLGVAEVERKNQ
- a CDS encoding ParA family protein, whose amino-acid sequence is MVKLNKGETAMLDEAVKGKETSMSDANQKETKMANKTQKIISIYNIKGGVGKSTIARELAYRLDATLVDCDRGGAQEYMKPLKVVKAPHTIPLNIDDNIVIYDFAGKDDERKHGAIMKSDLIVVPYTPTFYALQNTVDSFLQIWLVNKNIMTIANMLKEEKDLQRSKEDLEEALNQCDESVGEILVLPLRFTRGLQSAENKGKTIYDLREESSINRLNYEKVCGEIDTITDTVKRIINV
- a CDS encoding TraB/VirB10 family protein, with protein sequence MANRPDNASSNQTLTKWIIIGAVALFAILLLMVWGGGSPSDNPDYGDKFRIINDEQAAKTRWVGEASEQMRGANEAVSAVRNQNTQILQRMNQLESELKQAQAELKAAKEHNSTITVVQRGGAAYPPIPNQQQQTTGTGSSTSSSASNPFSQPAQQQQTSNNQQQSSTWADRFISRNMGTQTDPNGVPLVKRETITRYQVINGALKSEKTGEKIDEKKNNEAAITLPPIPAGTIIPVVSITGVDAPTMSAAKSQPLPMLWRVTDLSIIPNAHNLDITGCHILSEAAGDLPSERVLIRTNTLTCTNSEGKLLEAPLSGYAASGKDSKNGIRGRVVSKQGTLLANALIAGFLDGVAESFSVKDQVTMTSAIGTTTTSTANDNELLEAGAYRGVSNAMSRLADFYLDMADQVFPIIELAGGTEADIIVTATQEMAQYKPKEDK
- a CDS encoding ParB/RepB/Spo0J family partition protein, yielding MSERLKITPRLENITTNRTLKGTSGEIRRLLIDELTPNPYQPRWDFEVEALQELSDSIKEHGQIQPVVVCDRDDGKDGYYIIAGERRWRACKLAGMSTVSCVIQPPMDKKGMQIVALQENIQRENLHPIEVAIGIQRMVETNVLNDRGELDAILGFGDRTMCRYLDIAKLSEPACEVALKSNYRDTVVLGVIAKQVTPTNQERVLQKIINDGMTQKEALAHVRQLKAPKTIEPFSFRLTSKGVATFTWKPSVTFEDASKKLERYQQELRDFLETLDSKYAAESKAIA
- a CDS encoding replication initiation protein, with the protein product MPSASVQITRGNFPLLQQKIFASLIYAVTTKIARRPKLNNSEPDEMTIFHWCVNLKQLRELSEFNSNDYSLFKRSIDALVDLSVSFNLLGKDKDDIVICSECGTYMSELNNRLVCPSCGHTTEKKTRAAVKAISGKSNIIDAVIYKDDKLYFSFTNLVNYYLDKAQTRLYCKFLPKKLNSLKHGSSHAIYLLLLDYIDEKRGRGQTPFIDIVTFAKLVGGDKYLSNFKNLRTFVIDKAIDEINSKTNIDAFFDKYDDVKLNGRRVIAVRIRGRYKQSKPIQTTLFDDNANNANNGLNNSKSNEITLFNQTINKESFLDFLAKDATNKSAYKVHLRQLLDNGKLGDKEARVNQYIAYKREQEIKSEQEEKQRKANELYKTLDAIAVKEKGSSLENLYLSTQDEGFLSFSSIIGNNRLLELCSSLINSSQETMLKRLATHKEKQTKETEERERYERLIVQSLTNISPSENWQVILDGAKSNVFFSNRIQGITKEKAPLPLLRKIYIALSIGKKIEFEIDNSKYIGSLDKEMALVLTDAITDTTTAKD